A genomic window from Helicobacter pylori includes:
- a CDS encoding microcin C ABC transporter permease YejB, which produces MITYILKRLLLIIPTLLAIMTINFFLIQSAPGGPIEQMMAKINNTQSKETQGVLKDRTYKGAQGLESDLVESLKKLYGFDKPIGERYLLMLKKYLQFDFGESFYRQIKVIDLIKEKLPVSISLGLFSTLLIYLISIPLGIFKAKRNNEPLDVLSSVVIIVANAIPAFLFAVVLIVFFAGGNYWHWFPLKGLVSDNFESLSALGKIKDYLWHITLPVLCISLGGFASLTLLVKNSFLDEMGKLYVLSAKAKGCSVGRIFYAHVFRNAILLVVAGFPQAFLGMFFSSSLLIEIVFSLDGLGLLGYESIVSRDYPVVFGSLYIFTLLGLVASLISDLLCVAIDPRIDFEKR; this is translated from the coding sequence ATGATCACTTATATCCTTAAACGCTTGCTTTTGATTATCCCTACTTTATTAGCCATCATGACGATCAATTTCTTTTTGATCCAATCTGCCCCTGGAGGGCCTATAGAGCAGATGATGGCTAAAATCAATAACACGCAATCCAAAGAAACCCAAGGCGTTCTTAAGGATCGCACCTATAAGGGGGCTCAAGGGCTAGAGAGCGATTTAGTGGAGAGTTTGAAAAAGCTCTATGGTTTTGATAAGCCTATAGGGGAGCGCTACCTTCTCATGCTCAAAAAATACTTGCAATTTGATTTTGGGGAGAGTTTTTATCGCCAGATTAAAGTGATAGACTTGATTAAGGAAAAATTGCCGGTATCCATTTCGTTAGGGCTTTTTAGCACGCTTTTGATTTACCTCATCTCCATCCCTTTAGGGATTTTTAAAGCCAAACGCAATAACGAGCCTTTAGATGTGTTAAGCAGTGTGGTGATTATCGTTGCTAACGCTATCCCGGCCTTTTTGTTTGCGGTGGTGCTGATCGTGTTTTTTGCCGGGGGGAATTATTGGCACTGGTTCCCTTTAAAGGGGTTGGTGAGCGATAATTTTGAAAGTTTGAGTGCATTAGGTAAAATCAAGGATTATTTATGGCATATCACTTTGCCCGTTCTTTGCATTTCTTTAGGAGGGTTTGCAAGCCTTACGCTTTTAGTGAAAAACTCTTTTTTAGATGAAATGGGTAAGCTTTATGTGCTGAGCGCTAAAGCTAAAGGCTGTTCAGTGGGGCGTATTTTTTATGCACATGTGTTTCGCAATGCGATTTTATTGGTGGTGGCGGGTTTTCCGCAAGCTTTTTTGGGCATGTTTTTTAGCTCAAGTTTATTGATAGAGATTGTTTTTAGCCTGGATGGGTTAGGGCTTTTAGGGTATGAAAGCATTGTGAGTAGGGATTATCCCGTTGTATTTGGATCGCTTTATATTTTCACGCTTTTAGGTTTGGTAGCGAGCTTGATAAGCGATTTGCTCTGCGTGGCGATTGATCCTAGGATTGATTTTGAAAAGCGTTGA